A part of Haloarchaeobius sp. HME9146 genomic DNA contains:
- a CDS encoding cytochrome c oxidase subunit II, producing the protein MHIHRFEKLWLGVALLLIVGFIATITYGAIGAGVEMVDDKGGQVDPQALDEHPEFSDPGVVKTGPNEYHVYIVARQFSYNPGTPDVSRPIRVPTDANVTFHITSGDVIHGFELAGTNINTMVIPGQVATIKTRFDEADTYGIVCHEYCGANHHNMEGKVVAVPSDQYTYNGTSGNTTNATAGVSA; encoded by the coding sequence ATGCACATTCACAGGTTCGAGAAGCTCTGGCTCGGTGTTGCATTGTTGCTCATCGTCGGCTTCATCGCGACGATCACCTACGGTGCCATCGGTGCCGGGGTCGAGATGGTCGACGACAAGGGCGGGCAGGTCGACCCACAGGCACTCGACGAGCATCCGGAGTTCTCCGACCCGGGTGTCGTCAAGACCGGCCCGAACGAGTACCACGTCTACATCGTCGCCCGGCAGTTCAGCTACAACCCGGGGACGCCGGACGTCTCCCGGCCCATCCGGGTGCCGACCGACGCGAACGTGACCTTCCACATCACCAGTGGCGACGTCATCCACGGGTTCGAGCTGGCGGGGACGAACATCAACACGATGGTCATCCCCGGACAGGTCGCGACCATCAAGACGCGCTTCGACGAGGCCGATACGTACGGCATCGTCTGCCACGAGTACTGTGGCGCGAACCACCACAACATGGAGGGCAAGGTCGTCGCCGTTCCGTCTGACCAGTACACGTACAACGGGACGAGCGGGAACACGACGAACGCCACCGCGGGGGTGAGCGCATGA
- a CDS encoding cytochrome oxidase, whose product MSSEVSQAEDTADADGVVRELGHDEFDPVGTASLIVVYFLILVLLWGFMYFIEFLGNGPTVIG is encoded by the coding sequence ATGAGTTCGGAGGTATCGCAGGCGGAGGACACCGCCGATGCCGACGGCGTCGTCAGGGAGCTCGGTCACGACGAGTTCGACCCTGTCGGAACGGCGTCGCTCATCGTGGTGTACTTCCTCATCCTGGTACTCCTGTGGGGGTTCATGTACTTCATCGAGTTCCTCGGCAACGGACCGACGGTGATCGGGTGA
- a CDS encoding TlpA family protein disulfide reductase: MRRRTFLGAAAGAAGLGIGAGAWAATGDGTGRLRETTVQTLDARGSEAGTVTVPDDRPVVLDLFATVCGPCKPQTRAVAVARDRLGDSARFISVTGEPIGETGISPAGLREWWREADGDWTLAHDREAKLVHALDARQIPFLAIVTPDGHVAYRETARPSIVPADRIVAKVEEVTG; the protein is encoded by the coding sequence ATGCGACGCCGAACGTTCCTCGGTGCGGCCGCCGGAGCCGCAGGCCTCGGCATCGGGGCGGGCGCGTGGGCCGCCACCGGGGACGGCACCGGGCGACTCCGCGAGACCACCGTCCAGACCCTCGACGCGCGGGGAAGCGAAGCGGGGACCGTGACGGTCCCGGACGACCGCCCCGTCGTCCTCGACCTCTTCGCGACGGTGTGTGGTCCCTGCAAACCGCAGACCCGGGCGGTCGCTGTGGCCCGCGACCGGCTCGGTGATTCGGCACGATTCATCTCGGTCACGGGCGAACCCATCGGCGAGACAGGCATCTCCCCCGCTGGCCTGCGGGAGTGGTGGCGCGAGGCCGACGGGGACTGGACGCTCGCGCACGACCGCGAGGCGAAACTCGTCCACGCGCTGGACGCCCGCCAGATTCCATTCCTCGCTATCGTCACCCCCGACGGCCACGTCGCCTACCGCGAGACGGCCCGGCCGAGTATCGTCCCGGCCGACCGCATCGTCGCCAAAGTCGAAGAGGTGACGGGCTGA
- a CDS encoding sulfite exporter TauE/SafE family protein: MVPDPATLGVFLVVGLLAGAHCLGMCGPLVTLYADRMGADRERVSFRDMRQHLLFNLGRTLSYAAIGALMGLLGMLVFDAAAVTPLADGLRAVTGILVGGFILVTGAGYLFRGRTVGHGVSIPLVGGAFQRVYSTLTAHVDSWVRGPRIVGLGAVHGLLPCPIIYPAYLYALATGSPLAGGVSLGVLGLGTIPTLFAYGTLFQSADARWRSHLHRALGAAFLVLGYIPLSHGLMLLGIHVPHVPLPMPGPTIPA; encoded by the coding sequence ATGGTCCCCGACCCGGCGACCCTCGGCGTCTTCCTCGTGGTCGGCCTCCTCGCCGGGGCGCACTGTCTCGGCATGTGTGGCCCCCTGGTCACGCTGTACGCCGACCGGATGGGTGCAGACCGCGAGCGTGTCTCGTTCCGAGATATGCGCCAGCACCTCCTGTTCAACCTCGGGCGGACCCTGAGCTACGCAGCCATCGGGGCCCTGATGGGCCTGCTCGGGATGCTCGTCTTCGACGCGGCCGCGGTGACGCCACTCGCTGACGGTCTCCGGGCCGTGACGGGCATCCTCGTCGGCGGCTTCATCCTCGTGACCGGTGCGGGCTACCTGTTCCGGGGGCGCACGGTCGGCCACGGCGTGTCGATTCCACTCGTGGGCGGCGCGTTCCAGCGCGTGTACAGTACCCTGACGGCCCACGTCGACTCGTGGGTCCGGGGTCCCAGAATCGTCGGCCTCGGCGCGGTCCACGGGCTGCTCCCGTGTCCCATCATCTACCCGGCGTACCTCTATGCGCTGGCAACTGGCTCGCCCCTCGCCGGGGGCGTGTCGCTGGGCGTCCTCGGCCTCGGGACCATCCCGACGCTGTTCGCGTACGGGACCCTCTTCCAGTCCGCCGACGCAAGGTGGCGTTCCCACCTCCATCGGGCGCTCGGGGCGGCGTTCCTCGTGCTGGGGTACATCCCGCTCTCTCACGGGCTGATGCTGCTCGGCATCCACGTCCCCCACGTCCCGCTCCCGATGCCCGGCCCGACCATCCCAGCCTGA
- a CDS encoding cation-translocating P-type ATPase, whose translation MSTQHPSETPADETADECSLCGLPTPEPPITAADVDGTFCCQGCCEVARQLGDVADVESPDDVRDAFEESAESIDDAETTYLAVDGMHCATCEAFLEGSGRQEAGVVDVDASYASELVRVRYDPRKRSEASLPDLFTTAGYRARLLDEEHEDDGTELMRLLVGGFFGMMTMLWYVLFLYPAYLGVNPDDLLMNVAGSAGQYLLANTAVMAAVVLGYTGYPILQGAYVSLRSGIPNMDLLVALAAVNAFVYSVAVLLTGGTEVYFDITVVVVLVVSIGNYYEKRIKRRATDRLGELTEEQVRTARKRLPGGDTVEVSVEDLTGGEAVLVKPGERVPVDGVVKEGTAAVDESLVTGESVPERVEAGDEVVGGAVVTDAPLVLEVAEDARSTLDRLVTLMWDIQTGRTGVQRLADRLAAVFVPLVLVVAVLAAGWQLVTGAGITAALLTGLAVLVVSCPCALGLATPLAVASAVGAALDEGIVVGDSSVFETATQLDVVAFDKTGTLTTGQMRVHDVVPGEGTTEDDLLARAGAVEALSEHPIGAAIAQVAPDQDHNVTDFEAHPGRGVSADVAGERVVVGHPDLFAAREWPVPETLHARVDDARASGNVPVVVGWAGAVRGLVVVGDDAREEWDPVVADLATDEREVAVITGDDERAAERFRVNQNVDHVFAGVPPEAKAEIVERLQERGTVAMVGDGSNDAPALATADLGIAMGGGTALAADAADVVLTENDLAAVSRVFELTRAAKRRVRQNLGWALAYNAIAIPVAATGNLNPLVAAVAMAASSLLVVANSSRSL comes from the coding sequence ATGAGCACGCAGCATCCATCCGAGACCCCGGCCGACGAGACCGCCGACGAGTGCTCGCTTTGCGGCCTGCCGACGCCGGAGCCCCCCATCACGGCAGCCGACGTGGACGGGACGTTCTGCTGCCAGGGCTGCTGTGAAGTCGCCCGACAGCTCGGCGACGTGGCGGACGTGGAGAGCCCCGACGACGTGCGGGACGCATTCGAGGAGTCCGCGGAGTCCATCGACGATGCCGAGACGACCTATCTCGCGGTCGACGGCATGCACTGTGCGACCTGCGAGGCGTTCCTCGAAGGGTCGGGGCGGCAGGAAGCAGGCGTGGTCGACGTGGACGCCAGCTACGCCAGCGAACTCGTCCGGGTGCGCTACGACCCCCGGAAGCGCTCGGAGGCGAGCCTGCCCGACCTGTTCACCACCGCGGGCTACCGGGCCCGCCTGCTGGACGAGGAGCACGAGGACGACGGGACCGAACTCATGCGCCTGCTGGTCGGCGGCTTCTTCGGGATGATGACCATGCTGTGGTACGTCCTCTTCCTCTACCCGGCGTACCTCGGCGTGAACCCGGACGACCTGCTCATGAACGTCGCCGGGTCGGCGGGCCAGTACCTGCTCGCGAACACCGCGGTGATGGCCGCGGTCGTCCTCGGCTACACCGGCTACCCCATCCTGCAGGGCGCGTACGTCAGCCTGCGCTCTGGCATCCCGAACATGGACCTGCTGGTCGCGCTGGCCGCGGTGAACGCCTTCGTCTACTCGGTCGCCGTCCTCCTCACCGGCGGGACCGAGGTGTACTTCGACATCACCGTCGTGGTCGTGCTGGTCGTCTCCATCGGGAACTACTACGAGAAGCGCATCAAGCGCCGGGCGACCGACCGGCTGGGCGAACTCACCGAGGAACAGGTCCGGACCGCCAGAAAACGACTGCCCGGCGGCGACACCGTCGAGGTGTCGGTAGAGGACCTCACCGGCGGCGAGGCAGTGCTGGTCAAACCCGGTGAGCGCGTGCCCGTCGACGGCGTCGTCAAAGAGGGCACCGCCGCGGTCGACGAGTCCCTCGTCACGGGCGAGTCCGTCCCGGAGCGCGTCGAGGCGGGCGACGAGGTCGTGGGGGGCGCGGTCGTCACGGACGCCCCACTGGTCCTCGAAGTCGCCGAGGACGCCCGGAGCACCCTCGACCGCCTCGTCACGCTCATGTGGGACATCCAGACCGGCCGGACCGGTGTCCAGCGCCTCGCGGACCGCCTCGCCGCGGTGTTCGTCCCGCTCGTTCTCGTCGTGGCCGTCCTCGCCGCGGGCTGGCAGCTCGTCACCGGTGCAGGAATCACGGCCGCCCTTCTCACCGGCCTCGCGGTCCTCGTCGTCTCCTGTCCCTGCGCCCTCGGCCTCGCGACCCCGCTCGCGGTCGCCTCGGCGGTCGGGGCGGCCCTCGACGAGGGCATCGTCGTCGGCGATTCCAGCGTGTTCGAGACCGCGACCCAGCTCGACGTGGTCGCCTTCGACAAGACCGGGACGCTCACGACCGGGCAGATGCGGGTCCACGACGTGGTCCCCGGCGAGGGCACCACCGAGGACGACCTCCTCGCCCGGGCGGGCGCGGTCGAAGCCCTCTCGGAGCACCCCATCGGTGCGGCCATCGCCCAGGTCGCACCCGACCAGGACCACAACGTCACCGATTTCGAGGCGCACCCCGGTCGCGGCGTCTCCGCCGACGTGGCCGGCGAGCGTGTCGTCGTCGGCCACCCGGACCTCTTCGCGGCCCGCGAGTGGCCCGTCCCGGAGACCCTCCACGCCCGGGTGGACGACGCCCGCGCGTCCGGGAACGTCCCGGTCGTGGTCGGCTGGGCTGGCGCGGTCCGGGGGCTCGTCGTGGTCGGCGACGACGCTCGCGAGGAGTGGGACCCGGTGGTCGCCGACCTCGCCACCGACGAGCGCGAGGTGGCGGTCATCACCGGCGACGACGAACGCGCCGCCGAACGCTTCCGGGTGAACCAGAACGTCGACCACGTGTTCGCGGGCGTTCCACCCGAAGCCAAGGCCGAGATCGTCGAGCGCCTGCAGGAACGCGGAACCGTCGCGATGGTCGGCGACGGGAGCAACGACGCCCCCGCGCTGGCGACCGCCGACCTCGGCATCGCCATGGGCGGCGGGACCGCGCTCGCGGCCGACGCCGCCGACGTGGTGCTCACCGAGAACGACCTCGCCGCCGTCTCGCGAGTGTTCGAGTTGACGCGGGCCGCGAAGCGTCGGGTCCGCCAGAACCTCGGCTGGGCACTCGCCTACAACGCCATCGCCATCCCGGTGGCCGCGACGGGCAACCTGAATCCCCTGGTTGCGGCGGTCGCGATGGCCGCGAGCAGCCTGCTCGTCGTGGCGAACTCCTCTCGGTCGCTGTGA
- the pyrE gene encoding orotate phosphoribosyltransferase gives MASEELIAALKAADAVQFGEFELSHGGTSEYYVDKYLFETDPTCLDLIAEAFAERVADSDAKLAGVALGGVPLVAATALKAKRPYVIARKQQKEYGTANLVEGRLEEGEEVIVVEDIATTGQSAVDAVEALRDAGAVVNRALIVVDREEGGRENLAEAGVEMEALVTASELLADAEN, from the coding sequence ATGGCGTCCGAGGAACTCATCGCGGCCCTGAAGGCGGCCGACGCGGTCCAGTTCGGCGAGTTCGAACTGAGCCACGGCGGCACCAGCGAGTACTACGTCGACAAGTACCTGTTCGAGACGGACCCGACCTGTCTCGACCTCATCGCAGAAGCGTTCGCCGAGCGCGTCGCCGACTCCGACGCGAAGCTGGCCGGCGTCGCCCTGGGTGGCGTCCCGCTGGTCGCGGCGACCGCGCTGAAGGCGAAGCGACCCTACGTCATCGCCCGCAAGCAACAGAAGGAGTACGGGACGGCGAACCTCGTCGAGGGACGGCTCGAGGAGGGTGAGGAGGTCATCGTCGTCGAGGACATCGCGACGACGGGCCAGTCCGCCGTCGACGCGGTCGAGGCGCTCCGGGATGCGGGCGCAGTCGTGAACCGCGCGCTCATCGTGGTCGACCGCGAGGAGGGTGGCCGCGAGAACCTCGCGGAGGCCGGCGTCGAGATGGAGGCGCTCGTCACCGCGAGCGAGCTGCTGGCCGACGCGGAGAACTGA
- a CDS encoding CDP-2,3-bis-(O-geranylgeranyl)-sn-glycerol synthase → MDLVATVVLAFWAMLPAYVPNNAAVLVGGGPPIDGGRTWKGRRLLGDGKSWRGTIGGTLAGMALAFGLSAIADPMSVAVGVTLPTFPLVVAFTLSFGAMLGDIVASFLKRRTGRERGAAFPGLDQLDFVVASLVLTALAAPAWFGEVFTLPVLAVVLVLTPLLHLGTNGIAYVLHLKEEPW, encoded by the coding sequence ATGGACCTCGTCGCGACGGTCGTGCTCGCCTTCTGGGCGATGCTTCCGGCCTACGTCCCGAACAACGCTGCCGTCCTGGTCGGCGGCGGCCCGCCCATCGACGGTGGCCGGACCTGGAAGGGTCGCCGGCTGCTCGGTGATGGCAAGAGCTGGCGCGGGACTATCGGCGGCACGCTCGCCGGGATGGCCCTCGCGTTCGGCCTGTCGGCCATCGCCGACCCGATGAGCGTGGCGGTCGGAGTGACACTCCCGACCTTCCCGCTCGTCGTCGCGTTCACGCTCTCGTTCGGCGCGATGCTCGGCGACATCGTCGCCTCGTTCCTGAAGCGTCGGACCGGCCGCGAGCGCGGGGCCGCGTTCCCCGGCCTCGACCAGCTCGACTTCGTGGTCGCGTCGCTCGTGCTGACGGCGCTCGCCGCCCCGGCCTGGTTCGGTGAGGTGTTCACCCTGCCGGTGCTCGCGGTCGTCCTCGTCCTCACGCCGCTGTTGCACCTCGGGACGAACGGCATCGCCTACGTGTTGCACCTGAAAGAAGAGCCGTGGTAG
- a CDS encoding aspartate/glutamate racemase family protein, whose amino-acid sequence MSGQPTKLGFVVPSSNTTVERELAAALPGGVSFHTARMPLQNVTVEELDAMADDAVAAAERLSHADVDVVAYACTTGSLLHGPGFDTQLEEDLSDATQAPAVATARSVKRALDALGAESVALVTPYTDDLNAREVDFLEAEGVSVTSVDGRGIEANTEIGALTPGDAAQQVREAMGAEVSADAVFVSCTNYRTFAAVPDLEAELGVPVVTSNTATLWDALRAAGEATDCVPGHLGRITGR is encoded by the coding sequence ATGTCGGGCCAGCCAACGAAACTCGGTTTCGTCGTCCCGTCCTCGAACACGACGGTCGAACGCGAGCTGGCGGCGGCCCTGCCCGGCGGTGTCTCGTTCCACACGGCCCGGATGCCGCTGCAGAACGTCACGGTCGAGGAGCTCGACGCGATGGCCGACGACGCGGTCGCGGCAGCCGAGCGACTGTCGCACGCAGACGTGGACGTGGTCGCCTACGCCTGCACGACCGGGAGCCTCCTGCACGGTCCCGGCTTCGACACCCAGTTAGAGGAGGACCTCTCGGACGCGACGCAGGCCCCGGCGGTCGCGACCGCCCGGTCGGTGAAGCGGGCGCTCGACGCGCTTGGCGCAGAATCGGTCGCGCTCGTCACGCCGTACACCGACGACCTGAACGCTCGCGAGGTGGACTTCCTCGAAGCCGAGGGCGTGTCGGTTACGAGCGTCGACGGGCGCGGCATCGAGGCCAACACGGAGATCGGCGCGCTCACGCCGGGCGACGCAGCACAGCAGGTCCGTGAGGCGATGGGTGCGGAGGTCTCGGCCGACGCGGTGTTCGTCTCGTGTACGAACTACCGGACGTTCGCGGCCGTCCCCGACCTTGAAGCCGAACTCGGCGTGCCGGTCGTCACGAGCAACACGGCGACGCTGTGGGACGCGCTCCGGGCCGCCGGGGAAGCGACCGACTGCGTGCCCGGTCACCTCGGACGAATCACAGGTCGTTAA
- a CDS encoding hydantoinase/oxoprolinase family protein: MGNRTRVGVDVGGTFTDVVLLTPDDDLVTAKVPSTADQSVGVVEGIEKACSEAGIDPAEVDAFTHAMTVSVNALLEEDGAETALVTTEGFRDVLEIARQDRPDLYDFDETRPDPLVPRRRRFEVPERTTIDGVEKPVDEAAVREVADRIEDSDAESVAVSLLHAYQHEENEARVTEILREELDVPVSASHEVLAEFREYERTSTTVVDAYVKPAIDAYLGRLEERAEERGVPAPRIMQANGGIAAARTVRDRPVTTSMSGPAAGVVGAAATAGDAADDLSGLVTFDMGGTSSDVSLVREGEAERTTDAEINGRPIKVPMVDVNTVGAGGGSIAWVDEGNALRVGPKSSGAEPGPACYGRGGTDPTVTDANVVLGYIGGSSALGGELSLDEAAAEDALANLADAAGLDDALAAARGVYRVANANMTRAIRAVTVERGHDPREFGLVAFGGAGPMHAANLAERLDVGTVVVPRACGVLSAYGLLAADEKHDAVRTLRQPLADLDRGRVETAYDELGSQVLDDVADGAEATVERAADLRYLGQSFELTVPVDAQFDAETVAERFHQAHETTYGYRMDEPVELVNVRATAVAERDEVSVRYEAGEDPQKGTRQAFFGERFHETAVYDRESLPVGETVEGPAILEQDESTVVVPPEWAGAVQPDGTFVMTHGGDAR, encoded by the coding sequence GTGGGGAATCGAACACGCGTCGGCGTCGACGTCGGCGGGACGTTCACCGACGTTGTGCTGCTGACCCCTGACGACGACCTCGTCACCGCGAAGGTGCCGAGCACTGCCGACCAGAGCGTCGGCGTCGTCGAGGGCATCGAGAAGGCCTGTTCCGAGGCGGGTATCGATCCCGCCGAGGTCGACGCCTTCACGCACGCGATGACCGTCTCGGTCAACGCCCTGCTGGAGGAAGACGGCGCGGAGACCGCGCTCGTCACGACCGAGGGCTTCCGGGACGTCCTGGAGATCGCCCGGCAGGACCGGCCGGACCTGTACGACTTCGACGAGACGCGGCCCGACCCACTGGTGCCGCGTCGCCGCCGGTTCGAGGTGCCCGAGCGGACCACCATCGACGGCGTCGAGAAACCCGTCGACGAGGCGGCTGTCCGCGAGGTCGCCGACCGAATCGAAGACAGTGACGCCGAGAGCGTCGCGGTCTCGCTGCTGCACGCCTACCAGCACGAGGAGAACGAGGCCCGCGTCACCGAGATACTGCGCGAGGAACTCGACGTGCCAGTGTCGGCCAGCCACGAGGTGCTCGCGGAGTTCCGCGAGTACGAGCGAACCTCGACCACGGTGGTCGACGCCTACGTCAAGCCGGCTATCGACGCCTACCTCGGCCGCCTCGAAGAGCGCGCCGAAGAACGTGGTGTCCCGGCCCCGCGCATCATGCAGGCCAACGGCGGCATCGCCGCGGCCAGGACGGTGCGCGACCGGCCCGTGACGACCTCGATGTCCGGCCCGGCAGCGGGAGTCGTCGGCGCGGCCGCAACCGCCGGCGACGCCGCAGACGACCTCTCCGGCCTCGTGACCTTCGACATGGGCGGTACCTCCAGCGACGTGAGCCTCGTCCGCGAGGGCGAGGCCGAGCGAACCACCGATGCGGAGATCAACGGCCGCCCCATCAAGGTCCCGATGGTCGACGTGAACACCGTCGGGGCCGGCGGCGGCTCCATCGCCTGGGTCGACGAGGGCAACGCGCTCCGGGTCGGCCCGAAGTCCTCGGGTGCCGAGCCCGGCCCGGCCTGTTACGGCCGTGGCGGGACCGACCCGACGGTCACGGACGCGAACGTCGTCCTGGGCTACATCGGCGGCTCGTCCGCGCTCGGCGGAGAGCTGTCGCTCGACGAGGCGGCCGCCGAGGACGCCCTCGCGAACCTGGCCGACGCGGCTGGACTGGACGACGCCCTGGCGGCAGCCCGCGGCGTCTACCGGGTCGCGAACGCGAACATGACGCGGGCCATCCGCGCCGTGACGGTCGAACGCGGCCACGACCCGCGCGAGTTCGGGCTGGTCGCCTTCGGCGGCGCGGGCCCGATGCACGCCGCGAACCTCGCGGAGCGACTCGACGTGGGGACCGTCGTGGTTCCCCGCGCATGTGGGGTCCTCTCGGCGTACGGGCTGCTCGCGGCCGACGAGAAGCACGACGCGGTGCGGACGCTCCGCCAACCCCTCGCCGACCTCGACCGCGGGCGCGTCGAGACAGCCTACGACGAACTCGGAAGCCAGGTGCTCGACGATGTGGCAGACGGTGCAGAGGCCACGGTCGAACGCGCCGCAGACCTGCGCTACCTCGGCCAGAGCTTCGAGCTCACGGTGCCCGTCGATGCGCAGTTCGACGCCGAGACGGTCGCCGAGCGGTTCCACCAGGCCCACGAGACGACCTACGGCTACCGGATGGACGAACCGGTCGAACTCGTCAACGTGCGCGCGACCGCCGTCGCCGAGCGCGACGAGGTCTCCGTGCGCTACGAAGCGGGCGAGGACCCGCAGAAGGGGACCCGCCAGGCCTTCTTCGGCGAGCGGTTCCACGAGACCGCGGTGTACGACCGCGAGTCCCTGCCCGTCGGCGAGACCGTCGAGGGGCCAGCCATCCTCGAACAGGACGAGAGTACCGTCGTCGTGCCGCCGGAATGGGCGGGGGCGGTGCAGCCGGATGGCACCTTCGTGATGACCCACGGGGGTGATGCAAGATGA
- a CDS encoding Nramp family divalent metal transporter, whose product MNIVQRLKAVGPGAMVAAAFIGPGTVTTASVTGAKFGYALLWTIAFSVIATIVLQEMSARLGLVSREGLGEALRERFDNPAATYIAIALVVSAIGIGTAAYETGNIIGGAAGLAVMTGISENVWGPLMGICAGALLWTGRYKLIEKALVGLIAIMAFSFVLDAIIIGPDFGKVAAGFVPSVPEGSAFLITGLVGTTVVGYNLFLHASSVQERWDGPEDLPESRTDTILSIVLGGAITCAILITAAAAFPVGTNIDNVGTMAEQIEPLVGTQAKVLFSIGLFAAGFTSATTAPLAGAYATAGALGWDADLKSTRFRAVWGSILGIGVLFSALGYSPVQAIVFAQVANGVLLPIVAIFLIYVMNDGDILGKYTNSTLQNVLGGIVTAIALWLGIRTLLSIAGVL is encoded by the coding sequence ATGAACATCGTACAGCGACTCAAGGCGGTTGGCCCGGGGGCCATGGTGGCGGCAGCCTTCATCGGACCGGGCACGGTAACGACTGCAAGTGTGACGGGTGCGAAGTTCGGCTACGCGCTCCTGTGGACCATCGCGTTCTCGGTCATCGCGACCATCGTCCTGCAGGAGATGAGTGCTCGACTCGGCCTCGTCTCCCGCGAGGGGCTGGGCGAGGCGCTCCGCGAGCGCTTCGACAACCCGGCGGCGACCTACATCGCCATCGCGCTCGTGGTCTCCGCTATCGGTATCGGGACGGCGGCGTACGAGACCGGGAACATCATCGGTGGGGCCGCCGGCCTCGCCGTGATGACCGGCATCAGCGAGAACGTCTGGGGGCCGCTGATGGGTATCTGCGCCGGTGCCCTGCTGTGGACCGGCCGCTACAAGCTCATCGAGAAGGCACTCGTCGGACTCATCGCCATCATGGCGTTCTCGTTCGTGCTCGACGCCATCATCATCGGGCCGGACTTCGGGAAGGTCGCCGCCGGGTTCGTCCCGTCGGTGCCCGAGGGCTCGGCGTTCCTCATCACGGGCCTCGTCGGGACCACCGTCGTCGGCTACAACCTGTTCCTGCACGCGAGCAGCGTCCAGGAGCGCTGGGACGGGCCGGAGGACCTGCCCGAGTCCCGCACCGACACCATCCTCTCCATCGTGCTGGGTGGGGCCATCACCTGTGCCATCCTCATCACGGCCGCGGCCGCGTTCCCGGTCGGGACGAACATCGACAACGTCGGCACGATGGCCGAGCAGATCGAGCCGCTCGTCGGCACGCAGGCGAAGGTGCTGTTCAGCATCGGCCTGTTCGCCGCCGGGTTCACCAGCGCGACGACCGCGCCGCTGGCCGGCGCGTACGCGACGGCAGGTGCACTCGGCTGGGACGCCGACCTCAAGTCCACGCGGTTCCGCGCGGTGTGGGGGTCCATCCTGGGCATCGGCGTGCTGTTCTCCGCGCTCGGCTACAGCCCCGTGCAGGCCATCGTCTTCGCGCAGGTCGCCAACGGCGTCCTCCTGCCCATCGTCGCCATCTTCCTCATCTACGTGATGAACGACGGCGACATCCTCGGGAAGTACACCAACTCGACCCTGCAGAACGTGCTCGGTGGCATCGTCACGGCCATCGCACTGTGGCTCGGCATCCGGACGCTGCTCTCCATCGCGGGGGTGCTCTGA
- a CDS encoding ribbon-helix-helix protein, CopG family, with product MDRITVSLDEDAVTALESLTSRTGKPQSELVRQALSFYAANFEAATADAGANLESYHQMLSSGEHVLLDVDFLHCFLDYVENAEGEPDPEFVEAADRVASFHAREYEDRFESLGELLDWLSFCGFLTVRESRGQTYHVVFPTESVKWFMTGFIEESTARLPFELEVEEGLSKVIFSAVDR from the coding sequence ATGGACCGCATCACCGTCTCGCTCGACGAGGACGCCGTGACCGCGCTGGAGTCGCTCACCAGTCGCACGGGGAAACCACAGAGCGAACTGGTCCGGCAGGCGCTGTCGTTCTACGCCGCGAACTTCGAGGCGGCGACCGCCGACGCCGGGGCGAACCTCGAATCGTACCACCAGATGCTCTCCAGCGGCGAGCACGTGCTGCTCGACGTGGACTTCCTGCACTGCTTCCTGGACTACGTCGAGAACGCCGAGGGCGAGCCGGACCCCGAGTTCGTCGAGGCGGCCGACCGCGTCGCATCGTTCCACGCTCGCGAGTACGAGGACCGGTTCGAGTCCCTCGGCGAACTGCTCGACTGGCTCTCGTTCTGCGGGTTCCTGACGGTGCGCGAGAGCAGGGGCCAGACGTACCACGTCGTCTTCCCGACCGAGTCGGTCAAGTGGTTCATGACCGGGTTCATCGAGGAGAGCACGGCCAGACTCCCGTTCGAACTCGAGGTTGAAGAGGGGCTGTCGAAGGTCATCTTCTCCGCAGTCGACCGGTAG